A stretch of Chionomys nivalis chromosome 2, mChiNiv1.1, whole genome shotgun sequence DNA encodes these proteins:
- the Igfbp5 gene encoding insulin-like growth factor-binding protein 5, producing MVLSAVLLLLAAYAGPAQGLGSFVHCEPCDEKALSMCPPSPLGCELVKEPGCGCCMTCALAEGQSCGVYTERCAQDLRCLPRQDEEKPLHALLHGRGVCLSEKSYSEQTKIVRDSREHEEPTTSEMAEETYSSKVFRPKHTRISELKAEAVKKDRRKKLTQSKFVGGAENTAHSRVVPAPEMRQESEQGPCRRHMEASLQELKASPRMVPRAVYLPNCDRKGFYKRKQCKPSRGRKRGICWCVDKYGMKLPGMEYVDGDFQCHSFDSSNVE from the exons ATGGTGCTCAGCGCGGTCCTCCTGCTGCTGGCCGCCTATGCCGGCCCGGCTCAAGGCCTGGGCTCTTTCGTGCACTGTGAACCCTGCGACGAGAAAGCTCTGTCCATGTGTCCCCCCAGTCCTCTGGGCTGCGAGCTGGTCAAGGAGCCCGGCTGCGGCTGCTGCATGACTTGCGCCCTGGCAGAGGGGCAGTCGTGTGGCGTCTACACTGAACGCTGTGCCCAAGATTTGCGCTGCCTCCCCCGGCAGGATGAGGAGAAGCCGCTGCACGCCTTGCTGCATGGCCGCGGGGTTTGCCTCAGCGAAAAGAGCTATAGCGAGCAAACCAAGATAG TGAGAGACTCTCGAGAGCATGAGGAACCAACCACCTCCGAGATGGCTGAAGAGACCTACTCCTCCAAGGTCTTCCGGCCCAAACACACTCGCATATCCGAGCTGAAGGCCGAGGCTGTGAAGAAGGACCGCAGGAAGAAGCTGACCCAGTCCAAGTTTGTGGGAGGCGCAGAGAACACTGCCCACTCCAGAGTCGTCCCTGCGCCTGAGATGAGACAGGAATCTGAGCAA GGGCCCTGCCGCAGACACATGGAAGCTTCCCTGCAGGAGCTCAAAGCCAGTCCACGCATGGTGCCCCGTGCTGTGTACCTGCCCAACTGTGACCGCAAAGGATTCTACAAGAGAAAGCAG TGCAAGCCTTCCCGTGGCCGCAAACGTGGCATCTGCTGGTGCGTGGACAAGTACGGGATGAAGCTGCCGGGCATGGAGTACGTGGATGGGGACTTCCAGTGCCACTCCTTCGACAGCAGTAACGTTGAGTGA